A portion of the Plasmodium gaboni strain SY75 chromosome 5, whole genome shotgun sequence genome contains these proteins:
- a CDS encoding exported protein (PHISTb), whose product MRIFNGSIYISPRGNMDNNDVNAKGCRIYSFEEEQTKKENRTNLLLNLLFSRKSMISLLGILYVILLNVLVCNNNDCRGVQFSSTYSRNLNEVKLSDIEKKLMEAECCDSISKSNKEERLKVKLLLKNSFESEHENVFGQNADVFNDLLCDDMWKKFNLNLHDKFYIKNGKHEMDHLLNKELFKLSETSDNREKMINLWKENMGKEKKKYYQMNYDIYCYLEFLRKKHKVPRKYGSKQWDHCTKKIKETEQNAKDLLEDIFKKWLENEHLDKNEFIVLISGCRLLWRKLSDDMTKACKVYILKPFNDVYNEKKRLIKNGEDLSSINYEEYFKSGPFLNNYSTEKNKFPTLQALLEKYEASDEDSQKEVLVGKSFHPLLDGTTTSESNSLELDEEDDKEGHHDEEIKDMKLKSLSHNKDQNYDETYNEQYESYVKEIESNAEKLAEYKVEKEFQEVNKRFREVGKRIKLAEKNIKLNDSSSESEEDSDEEDDENEDDDEEDDDEEDNDEDDNDEDDNDEDDNDEDENDEDDNDEDDNDEDDDNDDDDDDDDDDDNE is encoded by the exons ATGAGAATCTTTAATGGATCAATTTATATTTCCCCTAGAGGAAATATGGATAATAATGATGTAAATGCTAAAGGTTGTAGAATATACTCTTTTGAAGAAGAACAGAcgaaaaaagaaaatagGACTAacttattattaaatttattattttctcGAAAAAGTATGATATCATTACTTGGAATTTTATATGTGATTTTATTG aATGTACTTgtttgtaataataatgacTGTAGGGGAGTTCAATTTAGCAGTACATATTCGAGAAACTTAAACGAAGTTAAATTATCAGATATTGAGAAGAAATTAATGGAAGCAGAATGTTGTGATTCTATAAGTAAATCAAATAAGGAAGAACGATTAAAGGTAAAATTGCTTTTAAAGAACTCATTTGAAAGTGAACATGAAAATGTATTTGGACAGAACGCTGATGTATTTAATGATTTATTATGTGATGATATGTGgaaaaaatttaatttaaatttacatgataaattttatattaaaaatggAAAACATGAAATGGATCATCTGTTGAATAAAGAACTATTTAAATTATCTGAAACTTCTGACAATAGAGAAAAAATGATTAATTTATGGAAAGAAAACATGGGAAAggaaaaaaagaaatacTATCAAATGAATTATGACATATATTGTTATCTTGAATTCCtaagaaaaaaacataaaGTACCACGTAAGTATGGAAGCAAACAATGGGATCATTGTAcgaaaaaaataaaggaaaCTGAACAGAATGCTAAAGATTTATTAgaagatatatttaaaaaatggCTTGAAAATGAACATTTAGATAAGAACGAATTTATAGTCTTAATATCTGGATGTAGATTATTATGGAGAAAATTAAGTGATGATATGACAAAAGCTTGTAAAGTTTATATACTTAAACCTTTTAATGATGTATataatgagaaaaaaagaCTAATAAAAAATGGTGAAGATTTATCAAGCATTAATTATGAggaatattttaaaagtGGACCGTTTTTAAATAACTATTCTAcggaaaaaaataaatttcCAACTTTGCAAGCATTGttagaaaaatatgaagCATCAGATGAAGATTCACAAAAAGAAGTATTAGTAGGTAAATCATTCCATCCTTTACTTGATGGAACGACAACTAGTGAAAGTAATTCATTAGAATTGGACGAAGAAGATGACAAAGAAGGTCATCATGATGAAGAAATTAAAGATATGAAACTAAAAAGTTTATCTCATAATAAGGATCAAAATTACGATGAAACATATAATGAACAGTATGAATCATATGTAAAAGAAATAGAATCTAATGCTGAAAAATTAGCTGAATATAAAGTTGAAAAGGAATTTCAAGAGGTAAATAAACGATTTCGTGAGGTTGGAAAACGAATTAAATTAGCTGAGAAAAATATCAAACTTAATGATTCAAGTAGCGAATCAGAAGAAGATTCTGATGAGGAAGATGACgaaaatgaagatgatgatgaggaagatgatgatgaggaagataatgatgaagatgacaatgatgaagatgacaatgatgaagatgacaatgatgaagatgaaaatgatgaagatgacaatgatgaagatgacaatgatgaagatgacgataatgatgatgacgatgacgatgatgatgacgatgacaatgaataa